GCTCTGCCAACGCTTTATTGGCGGCAATCGCTTTCTTTAAAACAGCCTTTGTTTCCAAATCTGCTTTGGGCGGCAGCAATGGCAGAGCATTGTAGGGTTTGGCCGGATCGAACGGCATTGTTAATTCCTTTTATTTTGCGCTAATTCATGCACTCAGGTTTTGCCTTGGCGGCAATAAGTGCAGTATTCTCTGTAGGTTTTATGCCGATAATTTACAGAATCGAGGGGAT
The genomic region above belongs to candidate division KSB1 bacterium and contains:
- a CDS encoding Fic family protein encodes the protein MPFDPAKPYNALPLLPPKADLETKAVLKKAIAANKALAE